From Leptospira congkakensis, one genomic window encodes:
- a CDS encoding DUF192 domain-containing protein: MKTRIGILFVLLAVSFCRQAESFPSQTNTPEILFGSVADRALKLEIANTPSTRATGLMYRTKLGADEGMLFVFRRPDYLSFWMKNTLIPLSIGYFSEDMRLLESFDMKPNQTEEVYNSRKPAMYALEVNQGWFAKHKIGKDAVLTLERKVSARD, encoded by the coding sequence ATGAAAACACGGATTGGAATTCTATTTGTTCTTTTAGCGGTTTCTTTTTGCAGACAAGCAGAATCCTTTCCGTCGCAAACAAACACTCCCGAAATTCTTTTCGGTAGTGTTGCCGATCGTGCTTTAAAATTAGAAATTGCCAACACTCCTTCGACAAGGGCTACGGGACTGATGTATCGCACCAAACTAGGAGCGGACGAAGGGATGTTATTTGTTTTTAGGCGCCCCGATTATTTAAGTTTTTGGATGAAGAATACTCTCATTCCTCTATCGATTGGTTATTTTTCAGAAGATATGCGACTTTTAGAATCATTCGATATGAAACCTAACCAAACAGAGGAAGTATACAACTCCAGAAAACCAGCAATGTATGCTTTGGAAGTCAATCAAGGTTGGTTTGCGAAACACAAAATTGGAAAGGATGCAGTTCTCACATTAGAACGAAAGGTCTCTGCCCGAGATTAA
- a CDS encoding enoyl-CoA hydratase-related protein, whose product MHLSFLDIHIKSNFAVVTIKRPEALNALNDVVITEIGAMVDELESNLSVRGFILTGEGKAFVAGADIAKMKEFNVREGQAFSELGQTVFRKLELSNLISIAAINGFCLGGGMELAMACDIRYAVSSAKLGLPEVTLGLLPGFGGSQRLPRLIGVGRATELILSGDMISADEGYRLGIINKVIDPAELLNESEKTITTILSRGPNAIKAAKTAIRQGLETNMNGGLEWEKQLFGGRFADEETKEGLSAFLEKRKPNFKG is encoded by the coding sequence ATTCATTTGTCTTTTTTAGATATCCACATTAAATCCAATTTTGCCGTAGTTACCATCAAAAGGCCAGAGGCCTTAAATGCACTGAACGATGTCGTGATCACAGAAATCGGCGCCATGGTTGACGAATTGGAATCCAATTTGTCCGTTCGCGGATTCATTCTTACGGGAGAAGGGAAGGCTTTTGTTGCGGGAGCTGATATTGCTAAAATGAAAGAGTTCAATGTTCGCGAAGGACAGGCTTTTTCAGAACTTGGTCAAACGGTATTTAGAAAGTTAGAACTTTCAAATCTTATCTCCATTGCTGCGATTAATGGATTCTGTTTGGGTGGTGGGATGGAACTTGCAATGGCATGTGACATTCGTTATGCGGTTTCTTCCGCGAAGTTAGGATTACCAGAAGTGACTCTCGGTTTACTTCCAGGATTTGGTGGATCACAAAGACTTCCTAGACTGATCGGAGTGGGTCGGGCAACGGAACTAATTTTATCTGGTGATATGATTTCTGCAGACGAAGGATATAGGCTCGGAATCATCAACAAAGTCATAGACCCTGCAGAACTTTTAAACGAATCAGAAAAAACAATCACAACTATTTTATCTCGTGGACCTAACGCAATCAAGGCGGCAAAAACTGCCATTCGCCAAGGATTAGAAACCAACATGAATGGTGGTTTGGAATGGGAAAAACAACTTTTCGGTGGTAGGTTTGCCGATGAAGAAACAAAAGAAGGTCTTTCTGCTTTCCTAGAAAAAAGAAAACCAAACTTTAAAGGTTAA
- a CDS encoding PP2C family protein-serine/threonine phosphatase: MTRSFYLYFKEIFRKPTKSEWEILKLVEARYDKEYTFYIFITHVIVYSLLIAPPFSDIRMEVLPFLLGVSIARLILLLQFYTKNIPIQRVIYFSGFVGDGLVYVVFMMGIHSFPSLGSFYLLNSYLMSFIFPILLYSTRLDPKACIISASYFSILHIIYIFNLPSNVADQFSFFSKYFLILVYWGSAALGTVFVLNKRKDTTDMYNLSEEKRFMLHELELAKKVQDALFPGNIKIPNLAFTYYRKSPNVIGGDFFDFVQLREGNVGVFLTDVAGHGISSAMVASIMKVLVSTIPYRFKTAPSKLMDYLDDRLAHDLNKYHASAIYLFFDFIEKKLTLGNAGHPYLILANKGEEYQELETQGAILGFNIKIPPITEKTLPISPGDRFFIYTDGLIESTDPEGNCLGTEGLLALLNRHRESANIKELEINLLFELKSKYGLDSFSDDTMFLILEVEE, from the coding sequence TTGACACGTTCGTTTTATTTATACTTTAAAGAAATCTTTCGTAAACCTACTAAATCAGAATGGGAAATTTTAAAATTAGTAGAAGCCCGTTATGATAAAGAATATACGTTTTATATTTTTATCACACATGTCATTGTTTATTCCTTACTCATTGCCCCCCCATTCTCAGACATACGTATGGAGGTTTTACCTTTTTTACTCGGTGTGTCGATTGCAAGACTCATTTTACTTTTACAGTTTTATACAAAGAACATTCCCATCCAGAGAGTCATTTACTTCAGTGGATTTGTTGGTGATGGATTAGTTTATGTTGTTTTTATGATGGGAATCCATTCGTTTCCATCTCTTGGGAGTTTTTATCTATTAAACTCCTATCTCATGTCTTTTATTTTCCCCATACTTTTATACAGCACAAGGCTTGATCCTAAGGCTTGTATCATAAGCGCTTCTTATTTTTCTATCTTACATATTATTTATATTTTTAACTTACCTTCCAATGTTGCAGATCAGTTTTCTTTTTTTAGTAAATACTTTTTAATTTTGGTTTATTGGGGAAGTGCAGCCCTTGGAACTGTTTTTGTTTTAAACAAAAGAAAAGATACAACAGATATGTACAATCTTTCGGAAGAAAAAAGATTTATGTTACACGAGTTGGAACTTGCAAAAAAAGTACAAGATGCACTCTTCCCCGGAAATATTAAAATTCCAAACTTGGCTTTTACTTACTATCGCAAAAGTCCAAATGTGATTGGCGGAGACTTCTTTGATTTCGTACAACTCAGGGAAGGAAACGTGGGGGTATTTTTAACAGATGTTGCGGGGCATGGAATTTCTTCTGCGATGGTTGCCTCCATCATGAAGGTACTTGTTTCTACCATTCCGTATCGTTTCAAAACCGCACCTTCCAAACTTATGGATTATTTGGATGATCGTTTGGCTCACGATTTAAACAAATACCATGCTTCGGCAATTTACCTCTTCTTTGATTTTATTGAAAAAAAATTAACCTTGGGGAATGCAGGCCACCCTTATCTCATTTTAGCAAATAAAGGCGAAGAATACCAAGAGTTAGAAACCCAAGGTGCAATCCTCGGATTTAATATCAAAATCCCACCAATCACAGAAAAAACTTTGCCCATCTCTCCTGGAGATCGTTTTTTCATTTATACGGACGGACTGATTGAATCCACAGATCCCGAAGGGAATTGCCTTGGAACAGAGGGATTACTCGCATTACTCAACCGCCATAGAGAGAGTGCCAACATCAAAGAACTCGAAATCAATCTTTTGTTTGAATTAAAATCCAAATATGGACTGGATAGTTTTTCTGATGACACCATGTTTCTGATATTGGAAGTAGAAGAATAA
- a CDS encoding protein-glutamate methylesterase/protein-glutamine glutaminase, protein MKKHTVIVVDDQKSVRSMIKRWIESDPNWEVIGEASNPFEARDLIVEKQPEVMTLDVHMPGMDGIAFLKKLLPQYPMPVIMFSSSTTEGASITLEALEAGAFDYVSKPTGTPESLVEAKEDLISKLYECLNFSKTNIHLNSKALTPQTNKTKQKTNFKRRFIFIGSSTGGTTALRKLLDEVDETFPPILIAQHMPENFTALFAHRLNTELKIQVKEAKDKELLKPGHVYIAPGNFHLEIQKLGSEYYTRISQTDKKNGHRPSVDILFESATEHDIAGESIGIILTGMGSDGAKGLLQLKQHGCLTIGQNKETCVVYGMPKVAFELGAVTYQVALEEIVDKIKEVASL, encoded by the coding sequence ATGAAAAAACATACGGTAATTGTAGTAGATGATCAAAAATCCGTCAGAAGTATGATCAAACGTTGGATAGAATCTGACCCAAACTGGGAAGTCATCGGCGAAGCCTCCAATCCATTTGAAGCAAGAGATTTAATTGTAGAAAAACAACCAGAAGTGATGACTTTAGATGTTCACATGCCAGGGATGGATGGGATTGCTTTTTTAAAAAAATTACTACCACAGTATCCAATGCCTGTTATCATGTTTAGCTCCTCTACAACAGAAGGGGCGAGTATTACATTAGAAGCATTAGAAGCTGGAGCATTCGATTATGTTTCCAAACCAACAGGAACACCAGAAAGTTTAGTTGAAGCAAAAGAAGACTTAATTTCTAAACTCTATGAATGTTTAAACTTTAGCAAAACAAACATTCATTTAAACTCTAAAGCACTTACTCCCCAAACAAACAAAACAAAACAAAAAACAAATTTCAAACGAAGGTTTATATTCATTGGCTCTTCCACGGGAGGAACTACTGCATTAAGAAAATTACTCGATGAAGTTGACGAAACCTTTCCACCGATTTTAATCGCCCAACACATGCCCGAAAACTTTACGGCCCTATTCGCACATAGACTGAACACAGAATTAAAAATCCAAGTGAAAGAAGCGAAAGATAAAGAACTTCTAAAACCTGGGCATGTATACATTGCTCCTGGGAATTTCCATCTAGAAATTCAAAAACTAGGATCCGAATATTACACTCGGATTTCTCAAACAGATAAAAAAAACGGACATAGACCTTCTGTTGATATTTTGTTTGAATCTGCCACCGAACATGATATAGCCGGAGAAAGTATAGGTATCATTCTTACGGGAATGGGAAGCGACGGGGCAAAAGGACTGTTACAATTAAAACAACATGGTTGCCTCACAATCGGACAAAACAAAGAAACCTGCGTCGTTTATGGGATGCCAAAAGTAGCATTTGAACTCGGGGCAGTAACTTATCAAGTGGCACTCGAAGAAATTGTCGACAAAATCAAAGAGGTTGCTTCTTTATGA
- a CDS encoding chemotaxis protein CheW has translation MSQTLKSWDLNADEDTMKDLYLCFSLEDRDYAFEVRHLTEILALPAITTIPGTAPFLRGVINIRGKIIPVMDVRLRFDFPFKAYHDRTCALLVELDGLPLGLIVDKVNDVVKIPVENIDLAPKIGESRSSRFIYATGRVGESVKILINLQRLLTQEETHLIKDIPGS, from the coding sequence ATGAGCCAGACACTAAAGTCATGGGATTTGAATGCAGACGAAGATACCATGAAAGATTTGTATCTTTGTTTTAGTCTTGAAGATAGAGACTACGCTTTCGAAGTTCGCCACCTAACAGAGATACTAGCTTTACCTGCAATTACAACCATTCCAGGAACAGCTCCATTTTTACGAGGAGTCATCAACATCCGAGGAAAAATCATCCCGGTAATGGATGTTCGATTGCGTTTTGATTTCCCATTCAAAGCTTATCATGATAGAACTTGTGCTCTCTTGGTGGAACTAGATGGATTACCTCTGGGGTTAATTGTAGATAAAGTAAATGATGTTGTCAAAATCCCTGTAGAAAACATAGACTTAGCACCAAAAATTGGTGAGTCAAGATCATCCAGATTCATTTACGCTACTGGTCGCGTGGGTGAAAGTGTCAAAATTTTAATTAACTTACAAAGATTACTCACACAAGAAGAAACCCATTTAATTAAGGACATTCCGGGAAGTTAA
- a CDS encoding response regulator: MASILVVDDSPTVLNIVRLALSSQGHTVQACNTGEKAIEILNSDSSIRLGIFDFNMPGLSGINLIKESKKIIQNPEFKIIVLSGENKPDIISNALFNGADAWMVKPFNNEQLIKQVAELFENDATF, from the coding sequence ATGGCATCGATCCTAGTAGTAGACGACTCTCCGACTGTTCTTAATATTGTTAGGTTGGCTTTAAGTAGCCAAGGACATACTGTACAAGCTTGTAATACTGGAGAAAAAGCTATCGAAATCCTAAATTCCGACTCATCCATTCGACTTGGGATTTTTGATTTTAATATGCCCGGTCTCAGCGGAATCAACCTAATCAAAGAATCTAAAAAAATCATTCAAAACCCAGAATTCAAAATCATCGTTTTATCTGGAGAAAACAAACCGGATATTATCTCCAATGCATTATTTAATGGTGCAGATGCCTGGATGGTAAAACCATTTAACAATGAACAGCTGATAAAACAGGTAGCGGAGTTATTCGAAAACGATGCTACCTTTTGA
- a CDS encoding response regulator, which translates to MARILTVDDAPAVLKILNLVLTSEGHEVTSANNGMDALQKIEAGGFDIGIFDVNMPGMTGIELTEKTLKTENGKSMKIVMLTTESSDEMKNKGKAAGAVGWLVKPFANESLLKLISQLV; encoded by the coding sequence ATGGCAAGAATTTTAACGGTAGATGATGCACCAGCGGTATTAAAAATTTTAAACTTGGTATTAACATCAGAAGGTCACGAAGTGACATCAGCAAATAACGGAATGGATGCTCTACAAAAAATAGAAGCAGGTGGATTTGATATAGGAATTTTCGATGTAAATATGCCAGGAATGACAGGGATCGAACTGACAGAAAAAACATTAAAAACCGAAAACGGAAAATCCATGAAAATCGTAATGTTAACCACAGAATCTAGCGATGAAATGAAAAACAAAGGTAAAGCAGCCGGTGCAGTAGGATGGCTTGTAAAACCATTTGCTAACGAATCACTGCTAAAATTAATTTCACAGCTAGTATAA
- a CDS encoding chemotaxis protein CheA, with protein MERDDVLEYLLEARESLENIEKELLHFEKSTLDGSLVDRELLDTLFRHFHTVKGSSGFFGLTAIVKMAHSAENLLDYLRNHPEAQDEDTLEFLITALDYLNELVEHEESSPTGGDFFSEGQIQFLKKLDKKNESIRVSLKVESEVTNSESTSTEFGLFRNENRTENPKEEFGLFNVDSKPKVEEEFGLFISESLPTQKEEFGLFQTTLGIPNKETIQKPEESFKNDKKAIVKKDIRIDTDKLDSLLDIVGEIVITEPMVTDHPDIAKLKLENFQKTALQLKKLIRNLQDITLSLRMVPIAGVFSRMERLVRDTAKKTGKQVQLIISGEETEIDKSIIEEMHDPLVHIIRNAIDHGLETPEERKEAGKQTQGTIQLTATQSGKEVWIEIRDDGKGLSRDRILNKAISLGLTSHSEAEILQDQDVWEFLFHPGFSTAKEVTDLSGRGVGLDVVRKNVTTLKGFVDVFSVYGQGTTFLIRVPLTLAIIEGLVVRKSDTYFILPSVDVKESMYVSNEPINELYRNNHSIQYRANQISLVDIDLLFGKDSDLNDQRTLKEKYIIVTESHEKQMGIVFDEILGSQSIVIKPISPIFKNITGLAGCTILGNGHAGLILDVRKLISNHLASVTI; from the coding sequence ATGGAAAGAGACGACGTTTTAGAATATCTACTGGAAGCAAGGGAAAGTCTTGAAAATATCGAAAAAGAACTCCTGCATTTCGAGAAATCAACGTTAGATGGTAGTTTAGTAGATCGCGAACTTCTTGATACTCTATTTCGACACTTCCATACTGTAAAAGGAAGTTCCGGTTTTTTTGGACTCACCGCTATTGTCAAAATGGCCCATTCTGCAGAAAATCTTTTAGATTATTTACGGAATCATCCAGAAGCACAGGATGAAGATACTCTTGAATTTTTAATCACGGCATTGGATTATTTAAATGAACTTGTAGAACACGAAGAATCTTCTCCTACTGGTGGAGATTTTTTTTCAGAAGGCCAAATTCAATTTTTAAAAAAGTTAGACAAAAAAAACGAATCCATCCGCGTTTCATTAAAAGTAGAATCCGAAGTAACTAACAGTGAATCAACTTCCACAGAGTTTGGATTGTTTCGTAACGAAAACAGAACAGAAAATCCGAAAGAAGAATTTGGATTATTTAATGTAGATTCCAAACCAAAGGTAGAAGAAGAATTTGGTTTATTTATCAGCGAATCTCTTCCTACACAAAAAGAAGAGTTTGGACTTTTCCAGACAACTTTAGGAATTCCTAACAAAGAAACCATTCAAAAACCTGAAGAAAGTTTCAAAAACGACAAAAAGGCAATCGTTAAAAAAGACATCCGCATTGATACCGACAAGTTAGATTCACTTTTAGATATCGTTGGAGAAATTGTCATCACGGAACCAATGGTAACAGACCATCCCGATATCGCCAAACTAAAGTTAGAGAATTTTCAAAAAACGGCTCTCCAATTAAAAAAACTGATTCGAAACCTTCAGGACATTACCCTTAGTCTACGGATGGTTCCTATTGCTGGTGTTTTTTCAAGGATGGAAAGACTTGTTCGTGACACTGCAAAAAAAACAGGAAAACAAGTTCAGCTCATTATCTCTGGGGAAGAAACAGAAATCGATAAATCCATCATCGAAGAAATGCATGACCCACTCGTACATATCATCCGCAACGCCATCGATCATGGACTAGAAACTCCAGAAGAACGAAAAGAAGCGGGAAAACAAACACAGGGCACCATCCAACTCACAGCCACACAATCGGGAAAAGAAGTTTGGATAGAAATTCGAGATGACGGGAAAGGTTTAAGTCGAGACAGAATTCTAAACAAAGCGATATCACTTGGACTTACTTCTCATTCAGAAGCAGAAATATTACAAGATCAAGATGTTTGGGAATTTTTATTTCATCCAGGATTTTCCACAGCAAAAGAAGTTACAGATCTATCAGGCAGAGGTGTAGGCCTCGATGTTGTAAGGAAAAATGTAACCACCCTCAAAGGTTTTGTGGATGTATTTTCTGTTTATGGGCAAGGGACTACATTCCTCATTCGAGTTCCTTTAACTTTGGCTATTATTGAAGGACTTGTAGTTCGAAAGTCCGATACTTATTTTATTTTACCTTCTGTTGATGTAAAAGAATCTATGTATGTTTCCAATGAGCCCATCAATGAATTGTATAGAAACAATCATAGTATCCAATACAGAGCCAATCAAATATCCTTAGTGGATATTGATTTGTTATTTGGTAAAGACTCAGACCTAAATGACCAAAGAACTTTAAAAGAAAAGTATATTATAGTCACTGAATCACATGAAAAACAAATGGGTATTGTATTTGATGAAATTCTAGGAAGTCAATCCATCGTAATCAAACCTATATCCCCAATATTCAAAAACATAACAGGACTTGCTGGTTGCACCATTCTTGGGAACGGTCATGCAGGATTAATTTTAGATGTAAGAAAACTAATAAGCAATCATCTAGCGTCGGTTACAATATGA
- a CDS encoding HAMP domain-containing methyl-accepting chemotaxis protein → MKWIHDLKIRFKLLLAFMVTILLMIVVASASFYSARQILSSLHTVFEDRVVPISQIKEVSDAYLIGIVDSANKVRAKKITVEEALESIRESETKADEIWKVYLGTYLVPEEKAIIDQMEKEFPPLKTGVKQLKMLLETRNDVELEKFVTVDMYPIFEPLTHHLDDLIRVQLKVAKQEYHKSEAQFESSLAVVSSVVIVAFILVFMIAIFFSDSIAAPMKKIVEVAQTISIGDLDVDLDTKHKRAANGKTLPGNEIQQLSQAFMELVSFIKERAEHLERIANSDLSADVTLKSERDQLGLSLRRMLINLSDVVEKLFFTSQEVDLGAQQLADASTSLSEAASEQASAVEEISATLTEISNSFLANAENAERMTEFSESTAKQAIEGNSKMKDLVSAMGEISSSFDQISKINKVINDIAFQTNILALNAAVEAARAGQHGKGFAVVAEEVRNLAQKSANAADETTLLIESSMKKVKLGNEATEKTAEVLGQISESADNVSALTKDLALSIHEQKSAVLQITQGIDQVTTVTSTTAASAEEVAASSETLKRQVEIMRSVIMGFKLKEEGTKSTALARVEKPRIVL, encoded by the coding sequence ATGAAATGGATTCATGATTTAAAAATTAGGTTCAAATTACTTTTGGCGTTTATGGTAACAATCCTCTTAATGATCGTTGTTGCCAGTGCGAGTTTTTACTCAGCTCGCCAGATTTTATCATCGCTTCACACCGTATTTGAAGACCGCGTGGTACCAATCAGCCAGATCAAAGAAGTTTCCGATGCTTATTTGATTGGAATTGTTGATTCAGCAAACAAAGTTCGAGCAAAAAAAATTACTGTCGAAGAAGCTCTCGAATCCATTCGTGAATCGGAAACAAAAGCAGATGAAATTTGGAAAGTATATTTAGGAACCTACTTAGTTCCCGAAGAAAAAGCGATCATCGATCAAATGGAAAAAGAATTTCCTCCACTCAAAACTGGTGTCAAACAACTCAAAATGTTACTCGAAACAAGAAACGATGTTGAGTTAGAAAAATTTGTAACTGTAGACATGTATCCAATCTTTGAACCTCTCACCCATCACTTAGATGATTTGATTCGAGTCCAATTAAAGGTTGCAAAACAAGAATATCATAAGTCAGAAGCACAGTTCGAAAGTTCTTTAGCTGTTGTTTCTTCTGTTGTCATTGTTGCGTTTATCCTTGTGTTCATGATTGCGATTTTCTTTTCCGATTCCATTGCGGCACCGATGAAAAAAATTGTAGAAGTTGCCCAAACTATTTCGATAGGTGATTTGGACGTAGACTTAGATACAAAACATAAAAGAGCTGCTAATGGTAAAACACTACCTGGTAACGAAATCCAACAACTTTCACAAGCATTTATGGAGCTGGTATCTTTTATCAAAGAACGTGCCGAACATTTAGAACGAATTGCTAATTCTGATTTAAGTGCAGATGTTACACTCAAATCAGAAAGGGATCAACTGGGACTAAGCCTTCGAAGAATGTTAATCAATTTGTCTGACGTAGTTGAAAAATTATTTTTCACTTCGCAAGAGGTGGATTTAGGTGCACAACAATTAGCAGATGCCAGCACTTCTCTTTCAGAAGCCGCAAGCGAACAGGCAAGCGCCGTAGAGGAAATTTCAGCCACACTTACAGAAATCAGTAATAGCTTTTTAGCAAATGCTGAAAATGCAGAAAGAATGACTGAATTTTCAGAGTCCACCGCAAAACAAGCAATAGAAGGTAATTCTAAAATGAAAGATCTAGTTTCTGCCATGGGAGAAATTAGTAGTTCCTTTGACCAAATTTCAAAAATCAACAAAGTCATAAATGACATTGCTTTCCAAACCAATATCCTAGCTCTCAATGCAGCCGTGGAAGCAGCAAGAGCAGGTCAACATGGAAAGGGATTTGCTGTTGTTGCTGAAGAAGTAAGAAATTTAGCCCAAAAAAGTGCCAATGCAGCCGACGAAACCACTCTTCTCATTGAATCATCCATGAAAAAAGTAAAATTAGGAAACGAAGCAACAGAAAAAACGGCGGAAGTTCTTGGACAAATTTCAGAAAGTGCAGACAATGTAAGTGCTCTCACAAAAGACCTAGCTCTTTCTATCCATGAACAAAAGTCAGCAGTATTACAAATCACACAAGGGATTGACCAAGTAACCACCGTTACTTCCACAACAGCAGCATCAGCAGAAGAAGTTGCTGCATCAAGTGAAACCTTAAAACGCCAAGTGGAAATCATGCGATCCGTCATCATGGGATTTAAACTCAAAGAGGAAGGTACAAAATCCACAGCCCTCGCAAGAGTCGAAAAACCAAGAATCGTATTGTAA
- a CDS encoding hybrid sensor histidine kinase/response regulator has protein sequence MIPHSLVLESKLTNALLETLKEIGYTFERINSINEVSKTLEEGKFHFLMFHIADVENKESQTKLSELATNFPHTLIILITDATKWDVTATLLKQHKVYDFIQTPIDLNHLQFTLDRSFQYLLTKQKSQFINEAENHLYKRMVEIFDWKKSLSHKENENIAADIIHQMNINLFQGSGIGTLMSVVSILISKSKLDEEGKNYLIQKPVMELLSENYEAAKSMFDSMSISQSVIDDEMIVETKESPTKLLSIIQKETEILSEALTIKSQKINLSQIPTSVVGKKINFDETKLSYVIREIFLNAIKYSRDRDVIYLIFFHKENFLELKVINPAYQNSDGTNGIPEKFESFVFEPFFRISSVVDDSYAKFEQFRFGLGLPLVKKIVDQHQANVQIYNIENNFRNENTKDICLTIRFPLIEEEK, from the coding sequence ATGATTCCGCATAGTTTAGTTCTCGAGTCAAAACTTACGAATGCTCTATTGGAAACATTAAAAGAAATAGGATATACATTCGAAAGAATAAACTCCATAAATGAAGTATCTAAAACATTGGAAGAGGGAAAATTCCATTTTCTAATGTTTCATATCGCTGATGTTGAAAACAAAGAATCACAAACGAAACTCTCTGAATTAGCAACAAATTTCCCACACACGCTCATCATCCTTATTACCGACGCAACCAAATGGGATGTTACGGCAACGTTACTAAAACAACATAAGGTATATGATTTTATTCAGACACCTATTGACCTCAACCATCTTCAATTTACATTAGACAGGTCTTTTCAGTATTTACTTACCAAACAAAAATCCCAATTCATCAATGAGGCAGAAAACCATTTATACAAACGAATGGTAGAAATCTTTGATTGGAAAAAATCACTTTCACATAAAGAAAACGAAAACATTGCAGCTGATATCATCCACCAAATGAATATCAATTTATTCCAAGGTAGTGGAATTGGAACATTAATGAGCGTTGTAAGTATTTTGATTTCTAAAAGCAAACTAGATGAAGAAGGAAAAAACTACTTAATTCAAAAACCTGTTATGGAATTACTTTCGGAAAATTACGAAGCCGCCAAAAGTATGTTCGACAGTATGTCCATCTCACAATCAGTCATCGATGACGAAATGATTGTAGAAACAAAAGAATCACCAACAAAACTACTCTCGATCATTCAAAAGGAAACAGAAATTCTAAGTGAAGCTTTGACCATCAAATCACAAAAAATAAATCTAAGTCAAATTCCAACATCTGTAGTTGGTAAAAAAATCAACTTCGATGAAACAAAATTATCATATGTTATCCGTGAAATTTTTCTAAATGCCATTAAATACTCAAGAGACCGTGATGTGATTTATTTAATATTCTTTCATAAGGAAAATTTTCTAGAATTAAAGGTAATCAATCCAGCTTACCAAAATAGTGACGGGACAAATGGAATTCCCGAAAAATTTGAATCCTTTGTATTCGAACCTTTTTTTAGAATTTCTTCCGTAGTAGATGATAGTTATGCAAAATTCGAACAATTCCGTTTTGGATTAGGATTACCATTAGTTAAAAAGATCGTGGACCAACACCAAGCGAACGTTCAAATTTATAATATAGAAAACAATTTTAGAAATGAAAACACAAAAGACATATGTTTAACAATTCGATTCCCATTGATAGAAGAGGAGAAATAA